The segment TCCAGGTGCTCTCCGACGACGGCGATCTCGTGCGTGCCCTCGGCGAGCTCGTCGACGCGACGCTGCCGCAGACGTGACCGATCCGGCCCGGTTGCGGCTGCTCGCAAGCTCCGTTGCGGGTAGGGCCGTCGAGGTGGCAGCGGCGCCCGCCGGTCGGCCGGCTCACACCGACGGGCACACCGTCTTCGTCTCCGCCGCGGCTTCCGCCGACGCGCAGCGACGCGAAATGCTGCTGCAGAGTGCGCTTCTCGCGGCCGGCAGCCTCGACAGACGTCACCTGAGCGCGCTGCGCGGGCGCCCGGCGGCGATGCGGCGCTATCTGGCGCTCGAAGGTCACCGGGTGCTCGCCGAGGTGTCGGCGCAACTGCCGCTCGCCGCCGCTCTGTGCCCGGACGGGCGGCCGCCGACCAGGACCATCGCGCAGTCACTGGACATGGCCCGCGGCCGGCAGCCGGTGCCCGAGCCGCCGGATTGGTTCGGCGTGATCGTCTGCGCGGCACCTCGGCAGGGCGTGCCGTTGAATGTCGACACCACCGGGGACATCGAGTCGGACGACGACGATGACGAGCACGGCAGGCAGAGCACCATCCTCAAACTGTTCGAGGCACCCATCAATTCGCGGGCGCTGTCGAACTTGCTGCGCAAGCTGTTCGGCGCGGCGAAGGCGTCGGCCGAGGACGAAGCCGGTGGCGAGCTGCGGGTGGGATCGGTGCGCCGCGCCAAGGACGCGGGCCCCCAGGCCCGGCCCTTGGCGACCCGTATCAGGTTCACCGATCGCGGCAGGCCCGGTGCCACCGTCGGCATCGGCGCAGCGCTGTATCCGGAGTGGGATGTGCACAACGACCGTTACCGGCCCCACTGGTGCCGGGTCATCGACTTCCCGCTGCTGACCGCCGCTGACGTGTCCGCCGCCGACGTCCCCCAGGATCCCGCACTGCGCCAGCGCCTGGCCCGGGTCAGCTTGGGCCCCAAACTGTTTCGTGGTCGGGCCGACGGTGACGACGTGGATGTCGACGCACTGATCTCGCTGAGCGTCGATCTGCGGTCTGGGTTCTCCCCGCCCGAACACGTCTACCTCGAACGCCGCAAACTCGAACGCCATCTCGGGGTCCTGATCCTGCTCGATGCGTCCGGCTCGGCCACCGATGCCGACCCGCACGGTCGGGCCGTGCACGATCATCAGCGCCGCGCTGCGGCAACCATGGCGGCCACCTTGGAGGAACTCGGCGACCGGGTGGCCGTCTACGCGTTCCGCTCCCAGGGGCGCAACGCGGTGTATCTGCCCGCCATCAAGACGTTCGGCCAGCGATTCGGGGCCGCCGGGCGAGCCCGGCTCAACGGGCTCCAGCCGTCCGGCTACACCCGCCTCGGCGCCGGCATCCGCGGGGCGGGGGAGATCCTCAAGACCCAGGCGGGTACCCCGAACAGGTTGCTGGTCGTGCTGTCCGACGGCTACCCCTACGACAACGGCTACGAGGGCCGCTACGCCGAGGCCGATACAGGCAAGGCGTTGGAGGAACTGCGTGCCGACGGGGTGGCTTGTCTGTGCCTGACGATCGGTGCGGAGGTCGGCGGTGCCGTCACCGAGCAGGTCTTCGGGTCGGCATGCCACGCCGGAGGCGCCTCGCTGAGCGAGCTGAGTCCACGGATGGATGAGCTGTTCCTGTCGGCACTGCACGAACTCGCCGCAGCACGGTAGGACTACGGACTGTCAAGGGTTCCCCCGGGTGCCGTCGGCGACCACGCTGGGGGAGACAGGTCGAACACCGTGGAAAGGCATGGACATGTTGGTCGTCGTTATCGGCGGAACCGGGCTGATCGGCTCGAAGGTCATCGCCAACCTCACCGCACTTGGTCATGACGCGGTGGCCGCATCGCCGCGTTCCGGCGTGGACACCATCTCCGGCGAGGGGGTGTCCGCGGCACTGGCCGGAGCCGATGTCGTCGTCGACGTCACCAATTCGCCGTCCTTCGCCGACGACGATGTGCTCGCCTTCTTCACCACCTCGACGCAAAACCTGCTGACCGCCGAACGTGAGCAGGGGGTCGGGCACCACGTGGCGCTGTCGGTCGTGGGTGCCGCCGGCGTCCCGGACAGCGGCTACATGCGCGCCAAGGTGGCCCAGGAAAAGCTGATCGCCGAATCGGGGATCCCGTACACTATCGTGCGCGCCACTCAGTTCTACGAGTTCGTCGAGGCCATCGCGGGATCGGCCGACGCCGGGGGCACCGTGCGGCTGCCGCACGCCGCCATGCAGCCGATCGCCGCCGCGGATGTGGCCACCGGCGTGACCCGCGCTGCCGTCGGCGACCCCGTCAACGGAGCGGTGGAGATCGCCGGACCGGAGAGGGTTGGCATGGACGACTTCGTGCGCACCGGGCTGGCCGCCAAGGGCGATCCGCGAACGGTCGTCACCGATCCCGCCGCGCCCTACTTCGGCGCGGTCATCGACGACAGCAGCATCGTGCCTGCCGGCCCGGCGACGCTGTTCGAGACCACCTTCGCGCAATGGTTGTCCGCGCAACCCGTGTAGCCGGTGGCTAACATGCTCAGGCATGCCGGGTGAGTTGCACGGGCGCGACCGAGAATGTAAGGCGCTGCGCACTCTTCTTGCCACGGCCCGTTCCGGAACCGGTCAGGCACTGGTGGTGCGCGGCGAGGCGGGCGTCGGCAAGACGGCACTGCTGCACTACCTGGTGGACCAGGCTGAGGGATACCACATCACCCGGGTGTCGGGAATCGAATCCGATATGGAACTGGCCTTCGCCGGCCTGCACCAGTTGTGCCTGCCACTGCTGGAACATCGCGACGAACTGCCCGCCCCGCAGCGGGCGGCGCTGGACGTGGCCTTCGGCCTGGGCGCCGGCCCGGCCCCGGACCGCTTCCTGGTCGGCCTTGCCGTATTGAGCCTGCTGGCGGCCGCCGCCGATGACCAGCCGGTGCTGTGCGTGATCGATGACGTGCAGTGGCTTGACGAAGTGTCCATGCAGACACTGGGATTCGCGGCACGCCGGCTGCTGGCCGAGCCCGTGGCGATCGTGTTCGCCATCCGGGACGGATACGCCGAGATGCTGCCCGGCCTGCCCGAACTGCCCATCACCGGGCTCGCCGACGCCGACGCCCGGGAACTGCTGGAGTCGGTGATGGTCGGGGGGATCGACCCGCTGGTGCGTGACCGCATCGTGGCCGAGACGCGGGGCTTGCCGTTGGCCCTGGTCGACGTGCCCCGCACCGCGACCGCGCACGAACTGGCCGGTGGCTTCTGGATCTCCGGTACCCGGTCGTCGACCGCGGCGATCGAAGCGGACTTCGGGCAGCGGATCTCCGCCCTGCCGGCCGACACCCGGCGCCTGCTCCTGGTCGCCGCCGCCGAACCGGTGGGCGACTCCGCGTTGTTCCTGCGGGCTGCCGCGCTGCTCGGCATCCCGGTCGATGCGCTCGCGCCGGCCGAAGCAGCGGGCATCATCGAGTTCGGTTCGCGGATGCGTTTTCACCACCCGCTGATGCGGTCGGCGGTCTACCGGGTGGCCGATCTCGCCGATCGCCGGTCGGTACATCAGGCCCTCGCGGCGGCCACCGACCCCCATGCCGATCCGGACCGGCGGGCCTGGCACGCGGCCGGCGCCGCGGCCGGACCCGATGACGCGGTGGCCGCCGAGCTGGAAGACTCCGCCGGGCGTGCCCAGAGCAGGGGTGGAATGGCGGCCGCCGCAGCGTTTCTGGAGCGATCGGCAATCCTGACCCGCGATCCTGTGCTGCGCGGATCCAGGGCGGTCGCGGCGGCTCAGGCCAAACGTGAGGCGGCCGCGCCCGCCGCCGCCTACGAGCTGCTGTCACTGGCGGAGTCGAGCCCACTGTCGGCGCTGCAGCGCGCCCAGGTGGCCCGGATCCGGGCCCAGACCGATTTCGTCCGCAGCCGGGCGACGTCGACCGGCGCCCCATCGGTCGGTGAGTCCGCCGCACAGTTACTCGAAGCGGCGCGCGGCCTGGAAGGCCTCGACGACGACCTGGCCAGGGAGACCTTCCTGGAGGCGCTGACCGCGGCGATGTACGCGGGGCGCCTGGGCGATCACGGCTTGCTTGCCGAGATCGCCGCAGCCGGACGGGCGGCCGTCGACCGTCTGCCCGCACTGCACCGCCCGATCGATTTTCTGCTGGCGGGCATGTGCAGCCGGATTGTCGACGGTCCCGGGACCGGATCCGGGGATCTGCACACCGCGCTGGAGCTCTGGAACGCGCACGCTCAACAGCACGCGGGTCAGTGGTTGTACTGGCCGTTTCCGATCGCTCAGGAATCCGCGGCACACGAGATGTGGGACGACGACGTGCTGGAGCGGATCGCCACCGACACCGTGCAGCGGGCCCGCGATGCGGGCGCGCTGGCGGCGCTGCCCCCGGCCCTCGGCTACCGCGCCGGTGTGCATTTCTACCGGGGCGAATTCGATTCGGCGACAAGGCTGATCGAGGAATCGAAGGCTGTCACCGCGTCGATGGGCTACGCGCCCGTGCGATATCACACACTGATGCTGGCGGCCTGGCGCGGCGCGGTGTCCGAGGCCGAGGACATCTGTGCGGCGGCGGCATCCGATGGTGCGGCCCGAGGCGAGGGCAGGTTGCTCGGTCTGTCCAGCTTCAGTCGCGCGGTCCTCTACAACGGCCTCGGCCGCTATCACGAGGCGCTGGCCGAAGCCCGTCGCTGCTGCGAGTACGAGGATCTCGGGTTCTACGGGTGGTGCCTGTACGAACTGATCGAAGCCGCCGTCCACGCCGGAGACTACGAGGCGGCCGCGGCTGCCTTCCCACAGTTCGAGGCCCGCGCCGGTGCCAGCGGCACCGACTGGGGTCGGGGAGCGGTGGCCGCGGCACAGGCCCTGCTCGCCGACAACGACGAGGCAGAAAGCGCCTTCCTGGAGGCGATCGAACGGCTTGAGCGAGCCGATATCGCGCTGCATCTGTCGCGGGTGCGGTTGTCCTACGGCGAGTGGCTGCGCCGCGCGAACCGGCGCACCGATGCACGTCGGCACCTCGGCGACGCCCATCAGATGTTCACCACCATGGGCGCCCAGGGCTTCGCCGAGCGGGCCCGCCGAGAACTGGTGGCCATCGGCGCGAAGGTACGCAAACAACCGGTGGCCACCGGTGACGGCCTTACCCCGCAGGAGGCGCAGATCGCCCGCCTGGCGGCCGACGGGTTGACCAACCAAGAGATCGGTGCGCAACTCTTCATCAGCACGCACACCGTGGAATGGCACCTGCGAAAGGTGTTCGTCAAGCTCGACATCAGCTCGCGCCGTCAGCTGCGCACCGCAGCCCTGCCCGACTGACCACGCCCTGTCAAGGGTTCGCCTGGCCTGCGGCGCTGCCAGGCTGAGACGATGTCGACAATCCTGCTCCAGACGACCATCACCGAGAACCCGGATGACTGGGATATCCGTCGCTTCGCACTGCTGGCGGCAGAACTGCGCGACGCCGGGCATCGGGTCGTCGCGCGCAACCGGGAGCCCGGCGTGGACGATGCCGTTCTCAGCCGGGTCGATGAACTCGGCTTTGATCAGGTGTGGTTGATGGCGGTCGACGTCGGTGACGGACTCAGCGCATCCGATGCCGCGGCGATCATCCGGTTCCGGTGCCGCGGCGGCGGAGTGCTCACCGCCCGCGATCACCAGGACCTGGGATGCTCGTTGCTGCAACTGGGTTCGCTCGGGGCGGTCAACCAATTCCACTGCACCACCGACGATCCGGTGACACTCTGCGATGACCGGGGCAACCCCGATATCGCCTGGCCCAATTATCATTCCGGCGCCAACGGTGATTACCAGCCGGTGTTTGTCGGTGACACCGTGCACGAGTTGCTGCGCACCGCACGGACTCGCAGTGGGCATGTCGAGTGGTTCCCCGCCCATCCGCATGAGGGCGCGGTGTCCGCGGCCGGCCCGCACGCCCGAGTGCTGGCCCAGGGCCGCAGTGCGCACACCGGGCGGCGGTTCAACCTCGCCATCCTGCTGGACGGGGAACGGACGGTCGACGGCCGGCAGATGGGCCGGGCGCTGGCGGCGTCCACCTTTCACCACTTCGCGGACTACAACTGGGATATCCGGTCAGGGGCACCGAGCTTCGTGACCGAGGCGCCGGGCACCGGCGTGGGCATGGATCCGCACCCGCTGCCGACCTTCAAGGACTACGTGCGCAATATCGCCGCGTGGCTGTCGCCCTCGCCGCCGATCAGCAGCAGTTCGTCGCCGGTCGCGAAGATGTCGTCGGGTTTCGGGATCAACACGGAGTCGCCCCGCAGCAATGTCACCAGTGCGGTATTGGACGGCAGCTCCAATTGATCGATCCGCTGGCCCACAAGCCAATTATCCTCGGGCAGGGTCAGTTTGGTCAGGCTGACGTGACCCTCACGTAGGCCCATCAACCGTACGAGATGGCCGACGTCGATGGCGCCCTCGATGCCGGCGGCCAGCGCACCGGGCGTCGACACGGCCACGTCGATACCCCAGGCCTGGCTGAACAGCCACTGGTTGTCGACATCGTTGATGCGCGCGACCACCCGTGGCACCCCGAACTCGGTCTTGGCGAGCAGCCCCACGACCAGATTGGCCTTGTCATCGCCGGTCGCGGCGATCATCACATCACAGGTCTGCGCGCCGGCCTCCTGCAGCGCGGACAGCTCGCATGCATCGGCGAGCAACCAGTCCGCGCCCTCGACGGTCTGGGGTTCGAACCGCCGCCGTGCACGTTCGATCAGCAGCACCTTGTGGCCGTATCCGAGCAGCTCCCGCGCGACGGAACGGCCGACGTTGCCGGCGCCCGCTATGCCGATCCGCATCTTGCGCACTGCCACCCGGCTATCTTGACTTAATCCCATGACCTTGCACCAGCTGTACCTGGCGATGCTGATCGGTGGCCTCGTGCTGCTCGCGAGCATCGTCGGTACCCGAGTGGCAACCCGGGTCGGGTTTCCGGCGCTGTTGTTCTTCCTGCTGGTCGGCGTGGTGCTCGGCGAGGACGGGTTGGGCCTGGACTTCGACAGCGTCGAGGTAGCCCGGAACGTGTGCACCGCCGCACTGGCCGTGATCCTGGTCGAAGGCGGATTGACCACCCGGTTCTCCGATATCCGCAAGGTGCTCGCGCCGGCCGCGGCGCTGGCAACCGTCGGCGTGGTGGTGAGCACGCTGGTCACCGCTGCCGGTGCGCACTTCCTGCTCGGCTTCGACTGGCAGCTGTCACTGCTGCTCGGTGCGATCGTGTCCTCGACCGACGCGGCGGCGGTGTTCTCGGTCCTGCGGGTGCTGCCGCTGCCCCGGCGCCTGGCGGGCCTGTTGGAAGCCGAGTCCGGCTTCAACGACGCACCCGCGGTGATTCTGGTGTTGATGTTCAGCGCGGTGCCCTTTGTGTTCGAACCGGCCGGTGCGGTGACCGAGATCGTCGTGGAGTTGGCGGTCGGTGCCGTGATCGGTTTGGCCGTGGGGTTTCTCGGGGCGCTCACCCTGCGCAGCATCGCGCTGCCGGCATCCGGGCTATACCCCATCGCGACCTTCGGGCTGGGGGTGGTGGCCTTCGCCACCGCGGGCAGCGTGCACGGCAGCGGGTTCCTGGCCGCCTACCTGGCCGCGGTGGTGCTGGCCAATTCCGGTCTGCCGCATCGGTCGACGACCCGATCATTCGCCGAAGGACTCGGTTGGCTGGCCCAGATCGGTCTGTTCGTCCTGCTCGGTCTGCTCGTCGATCCGAGTGAACTGGCCGGTGACATCGTGCCGGCCATCGTCATCGGGCTGGTGCTGTTGCTCGTGGCCCGGCCGGTCTCGGTGGCGGCTTCTCTGGTCGGGTTCGGTATCGCGTTGCGCGAGCAGCTCTTCCTGTCCTGGGCCGGCCTGCGTGGCGCCGTCCCCATCGTGCTGGCGACGTTTCCGATCGTCGCCGGGGTGTCGGGCAGCTCGCGACTGCTCAATATCGTCTTCATCTTGGTCGTCATCTTCACGCTGATCCAAGCGCCGAGCCTGCGCCGGATGGCGAGGCTGCTGAGACTGACCGGCCGTGAGGCCACCCGCGAGATCCAGGTGGAGGCCGCTCCGCTGGATGTGCTCGACGCCGAACTGCTCACCATGAAGGTGCAGCCCCACTCCCGCCTGCACAACGTGACCATCGTGGAGCTCCGGCTGCCGGACCCCGCGGTGATCACCCTGATCATTCGGGACGGGCACACCTTCGTTCCGCTGCCCGATACCCGGCTGGCCACCGGCGACGAATTGCTGATCGTCACCACCAGCACGATGCGGGCCGCCGCCGAGGCGCGGCTGCGCGCCGTCAGCCGGCGGGAAAACTGGCCTATTGGTTCGACGAATACGGCGACCCGGAATAGCGGGGAGCTAACGATTTCGTTGTGGGTCGGCATCACCGGTGGCAGAACGCGGCTGCTCGTGTTCAGCTGGAACCGATGTCTTCCCCCGGATCTCCCACCGCCCACCCGTCGCGCCGCCTGGTGGTCGGTCTGGCCGTGGCCGCCGCGGCGGGCGCCACCGTGCTCGTGATGTCCGCCTCCGCGGACGCCGCGCCGGAATCCGACAGCCAGGGCTACCTGGAATCCACCGCGCGCTGCGCGTCCCCGGCCACCGCCGTCATCTTCGGAAGTACCGAGACATCGCGGGTGGCGATCTGCGAACAGGCCGACGGCAGCTACCAGTACCGCGGAGTCCGGGTGCGTGACGGGGCGCGGTTGGTGCTGCCGGCCACCCCGTCCGGCGATGGCTATGTGGCCTTCAACGACGGCCAGTCCTACACCGTGACCCCGGATTCACTGGTGGTCAGCGTCGGCGATGACGTCGTGCGTGAGGAGGAGCTGATCGACGTGCACGAGTCGTCGACCGGGGTGACGTCCACCCCGGCCACGACGACCACACCGACGACCACATCCACGACGCCCACATCCACGACGCCGCTGCCGCCTCCGCTACCCGCCGAGGTGGGCGGCGGCTGATCGCGGCGACCGCAGCAGGCTCTGGGCGCAGTCGAGCAACACCCGGTGCAGGTCGGCGTCGGAGACGTCCTGCAGGTGTGGTTCGGCCGTGCTGCCGAACACCCCCGCGGTGATCATCGCGATGGCGACCCGGGTCCCGATATCGTGCGTCCCGCCGACGAGCAGTTCGCGCAGGTTGTCGGCGATCTCCTCGAACTCCTGATGCGCTTGCACCAGCGCGATGACCGCCGGATCGCCGTAGAACAACGAGCCGATGCGGCGATGGCGCACGGCGAGTTCGACGAAACCGCTGATGGTGGCGTCGCGGCGGGAATCGGGGGACGAGATGGACTCCGCGATGCGCACCAGCCGCGCCATATCGTCGAAGACCGGGCCCAACACCGCCAGCACGATGTCGTCCTTGGTGTGGAACTGGTAGTAGATCGCGGCCTTCCGGACACCGAGGTGGTCGGCGATCATCTGCAGGGAGGTGCCGTTGACGCCGCGTTCGGCGAACAGGGACAACGCGGCCTCGATCACCCGTTCGCGCGCGAACCCGCGCTGCGATACCGGCTTGGCCATCGTCTCCGTTCCTTTCCCACCGTTGTCATCACCGCATGACATCCCGGACACTGTGACATGTCCGGGGCTGCAATGCGGCCGGTAAGTTGCCCGCGTCACATTTTCTAGCCGTACGACTTGTACTAGCTTAGCCGTATGGCTAACCTGACCGCAGTCGGTTAGCGGGGCTATGTGAAAGGCCAAACAAGCGATATGG is part of the Mycobacterium adipatum genome and harbors:
- a CDS encoding potassium channel family protein translates to MRIGIAGAGNVGRSVARELLGYGHKVLLIERARRRFEPQTVEGADWLLADACELSALQEAGAQTCDVMIAATGDDKANLVVGLLAKTEFGVPRVVARINDVDNQWLFSQAWGIDVAVSTPGALAAGIEGAIDVGHLVRLMGLREGHVSLTKLTLPEDNWLVGQRIDQLELPSNTALVTLLRGDSVLIPKPDDIFATGDELLLIGGEGDSHAAILRT
- a CDS encoding SDR family oxidoreductase — its product is MLVVVIGGTGLIGSKVIANLTALGHDAVAASPRSGVDTISGEGVSAALAGADVVVDVTNSPSFADDDVLAFFTTSTQNLLTAEREQGVGHHVALSVVGAAGVPDSGYMRAKVAQEKLIAESGIPYTIVRATQFYEFVEAIAGSADAGGTVRLPHAAMQPIAAADVATGVTRAAVGDPVNGAVEIAGPERVGMDDFVRTGLAAKGDPRTVVTDPAAPYFGAVIDDSSIVPAGPATLFETTFAQWLSAQPV
- a CDS encoding nitric oxide reductase activation protein NorD; its protein translation is MTDPARLRLLASSVAGRAVEVAAAPAGRPAHTDGHTVFVSAAASADAQRREMLLQSALLAAGSLDRRHLSALRGRPAAMRRYLALEGHRVLAEVSAQLPLAAALCPDGRPPTRTIAQSLDMARGRQPVPEPPDWFGVIVCAAPRQGVPLNVDTTGDIESDDDDDEHGRQSTILKLFEAPINSRALSNLLRKLFGAAKASAEDEAGGELRVGSVRRAKDAGPQARPLATRIRFTDRGRPGATVGIGAALYPEWDVHNDRYRPHWCRVIDFPLLTAADVSAADVPQDPALRQRLARVSLGPKLFRGRADGDDVDVDALISLSVDLRSGFSPPEHVYLERRKLERHLGVLILLDASGSATDADPHGRAVHDHQRRAAATMAATLEELGDRVAVYAFRSQGRNAVYLPAIKTFGQRFGAAGRARLNGLQPSGYTRLGAGIRGAGEILKTQAGTPNRLLVVLSDGYPYDNGYEGRYAEADTGKALEELRADGVACLCLTIGAEVGGAVTEQVFGSACHAGGASLSELSPRMDELFLSALHELAAAR
- a CDS encoding AAA family ATPase, which codes for MPGELHGRDRECKALRTLLATARSGTGQALVVRGEAGVGKTALLHYLVDQAEGYHITRVSGIESDMELAFAGLHQLCLPLLEHRDELPAPQRAALDVAFGLGAGPAPDRFLVGLAVLSLLAAAADDQPVLCVIDDVQWLDEVSMQTLGFAARRLLAEPVAIVFAIRDGYAEMLPGLPELPITGLADADARELLESVMVGGIDPLVRDRIVAETRGLPLALVDVPRTATAHELAGGFWISGTRSSTAAIEADFGQRISALPADTRRLLLVAAAEPVGDSALFLRAAALLGIPVDALAPAEAAGIIEFGSRMRFHHPLMRSAVYRVADLADRRSVHQALAAATDPHADPDRRAWHAAGAAAGPDDAVAAELEDSAGRAQSRGGMAAAAAFLERSAILTRDPVLRGSRAVAAAQAKREAAAPAAAYELLSLAESSPLSALQRAQVARIRAQTDFVRSRATSTGAPSVGESAAQLLEAARGLEGLDDDLARETFLEALTAAMYAGRLGDHGLLAEIAAAGRAAVDRLPALHRPIDFLLAGMCSRIVDGPGTGSGDLHTALELWNAHAQQHAGQWLYWPFPIAQESAAHEMWDDDVLERIATDTVQRARDAGALAALPPALGYRAGVHFYRGEFDSATRLIEESKAVTASMGYAPVRYHTLMLAAWRGAVSEAEDICAAAASDGAARGEGRLLGLSSFSRAVLYNGLGRYHEALAEARRCCEYEDLGFYGWCLYELIEAAVHAGDYEAAAAAFPQFEARAGASGTDWGRGAVAAAQALLADNDEAESAFLEAIERLERADIALHLSRVRLSYGEWLRRANRRTDARRHLGDAHQMFTTMGAQGFAERARRELVAIGAKVRKQPVATGDGLTPQEAQIARLAADGLTNQEIGAQLFISTHTVEWHLRKVFVKLDISSRRQLRTAALPD
- a CDS encoding TetR/AcrR family transcriptional regulator; this encodes MAKPVSQRGFARERVIEAALSLFAERGVNGTSLQMIADHLGVRKAAIYYQFHTKDDIVLAVLGPVFDDMARLVRIAESISSPDSRRDATISGFVELAVRHRRIGSLFYGDPAVIALVQAHQEFEEIADNLRELLVGGTHDIGTRVAIAMITAGVFGSTAEPHLQDVSDADLHRVLLDCAQSLLRSPRSAAAHLGG